DNA from bacterium:
ATTTCATGTAATTATTCAAAGGAAATTTAACATCCATATTAAGTTTTAGATGATTGGGCAGGAAAAAAGTAAAATCAGGTATTGAGCGTCCTTCCTCAACGGCTTTCTGTTTTACATAATTTACATTCTCAATAAGACCTGCCAGGCGCAATACATCTTCAGCCATCCTCTCACCCCACTGCCCTCTTGCTTTTGTGCTTGATAATGCTTCACGCAAAGTAACAGTTGTTTCCGCAAGATATTTAGTTTGTTCGCCGGCTTTTTTAAGCTCCGCAGTAAGTTCTCCGAATTTATTTTCTCTATCTTTCTCAAGTGCTTTCATAAGTTTAGATGCATCTTCCAACTTAGTAGTCATATTCTTCAGTTGCAGGTCAATAAGCCCTTTCTTCTCATTTAATTCTTTAACGTTTAATTCTCTTTCTTTCCCCAAAATTTCTTTTGATAACTTTATGGATTCCTCTGTAGACTTTTTGAGAGCGTCAAGAGATAAACTTCCGAAATTTGCTTTGACATTTTCTATGATGGCATCCATAGCAACTTTACGTTCAGTTTCGCTATCTCCTGCTGATTTTACATGCATTACCCTGATTATAAATGCAACAACCAGCCCCAA
Protein-coding regions in this window:
- a CDS encoding DNA recombination protein RmuC, producing MNWVPIVTLFAGFILGLVVAFIIRVMHVKSAGDSETERKVAMDAIIENVKANFGSLSLDALKKSTEESIKLSKEILGKERELNVKELNEKKGLIDLQLKNMTTKLEDASKLMKALEKDRENKFGELTAELKKAGEQTKYLAETTVTLREALSSTKARGQWGERMAEDVLRLAGLIENVNYVKQKAVEEGRSIPDFTFFLPNHLKLNMDVKFPLNNYMKFLEADSESDKASFRNGFLKDVKARVKEITTREYINPEKNTVDYALLFIPNEQVYAFINEQDSSIIDEALKHKIIFCSPMTLFAILAVIRQAVENFALEKTSNEILSLLGAFRKQWGAFVGKMEMMGKRIAEAQKEYDLLTTRRKHQLEKPLNKIEELRKQHRLPIAFEDQEQEALPLVEEETKEEDI